In Holophagales bacterium, one DNA window encodes the following:
- the rpsP gene encoding 30S ribosomal protein S16 has translation MVKIRLRRMGATNAPYYRIVVSDSRKVPMSAAIEEIGYYDPRSKPAKAHVDATRLDYWVARGAQCSDTVKKLVARQKVSA, from the coding sequence ATGGTCAAGATCCGTCTGCGCCGGATGGGCGCGACCAATGCGCCGTACTACCGCATCGTCGTCTCGGACTCGCGCAAGGTGCCGATGAGCGCGGCGATCGAGGAGATCGGCTACTACGACCCGCGTTCGAAGCCGGCCAAGGCTCACGTCGACGCGACCCGCCTCGACTACTGGGTGGCCCGTGGCGCCCAGTGCTCCGACACGGTCAAGAAGCTGGTCGCCCGGCAGAAGGTGTCGGCCTGA
- a CDS encoding KH domain-containing protein: protein MGAREDLVAVVSRLVDRPDRVRVHESERDGVVELVIDTAPEDRGKVIGRQGRTINALRSLLAVRDARLGERHVLDTGDD, encoded by the coding sequence TTGGGCGCTCGCGAGGATCTCGTCGCCGTCGTTTCCCGGTTGGTCGATCGACCCGACCGGGTGAGGGTGCACGAGAGCGAGCGGGACGGCGTGGTCGAGCTGGTCATCGACACCGCCCCCGAGGACCGTGGCAAGGTGATCGGGCGTCAGGGACGCACGATCAACGCCCTCCGGTCGCTGCTCGCCGTCCGCGATGCCCGTCTGGGCGAACGCCATGTCCTCGACACGGGAGATGACTGA
- the rimM gene encoding 16S rRNA processing protein RimM, producing MTEPPDRVLVGRVLRPHGLRGAVLVESLSDNSSRYQPGAELLLRREGRPAVAMRVAERRANPHGLVVRFDGVESCEAAEALRGAWLEVDRSEVPPPPAGSYWIFDLLGSRCVDSRHGELGTLADLVEDGGGTVLRIVRPGAELLVPFVDRFVVAVDAAAREVRLELPEGLVEACTSTS from the coding sequence ATGACTGAGCCGCCCGATCGCGTGCTGGTCGGCCGCGTCCTGCGTCCCCACGGTCTGCGCGGCGCCGTCCTGGTCGAGAGCCTTTCCGACAACAGTTCACGCTATCAACCCGGGGCCGAGCTGCTGCTCCGGCGTGAAGGGCGCCCCGCCGTCGCCATGCGGGTCGCCGAGCGTCGCGCCAACCCGCACGGACTGGTCGTCCGGTTCGACGGCGTCGAGTCGTGCGAGGCGGCTGAAGCGCTGCGCGGCGCCTGGCTCGAAGTCGACCGGAGCGAGGTGCCGCCACCGCCGGCCGGGAGCTACTGGATCTTCGACCTGCTGGGGAGCCGCTGCGTCGATTCGCGGCACGGCGAGCTCGGCACGCTTGCCGACCTCGTCGAGGACGGCGGCGGCACCGTGCTGAGGATCGTGCGGCCGGGGGCCGAATTGCTGGTGCCGTTCGTCGATCGCTTCGTCGTGGCGGTCGACGCGGCCGCGCGCGAGGTGCGGCTGGAGCTGCCCGAAGGGCTGGTGGAAGCGTGCACGTCGACGTCCTGA
- the trmD gene encoding tRNA (guanosine(37)-N1)-methyltransferase TrmD, producing the protein MHVDVLTIFPELFGPFLATSLIGRARQRGLLEVEVHDLRSWGEGRHRTVDDVPYGGGGGMVMTAPPWIRAVRAVSGERRPWRVLLSPQGAPLDEAKVRELAGRGALVLLCGRYEGIDERVRETVVDEEVSIGDFVLSGGELPAMVLIEAVSRQVPGVVQLAESVERDSFRAGLLDHPHYTRPPVVEGLAVPEVLLSGNHAEIERWREAAARAATLRKRPDLLDRVRVCENQRRELGRQDREVRPPGVAVSPEHRE; encoded by the coding sequence GTGCACGTCGACGTCCTGACGATCTTCCCGGAGCTCTTCGGTCCGTTCCTCGCGACCTCGCTCATCGGCCGGGCGCGTCAGCGCGGCCTGCTCGAGGTCGAGGTGCACGACCTGCGGAGCTGGGGCGAGGGGCGCCATCGGACCGTCGACGACGTCCCCTACGGCGGGGGGGGTGGGATGGTGATGACCGCGCCGCCGTGGATTCGCGCGGTGCGGGCCGTTTCGGGCGAGCGCCGTCCCTGGCGGGTGTTGCTTTCGCCGCAGGGTGCACCGCTCGACGAGGCGAAGGTGCGGGAGCTGGCCGGCCGCGGGGCGCTCGTGCTGCTCTGCGGCCGCTACGAAGGGATCGACGAGCGGGTGCGGGAGACGGTGGTCGACGAAGAGGTGTCGATCGGCGACTTCGTGCTGTCCGGCGGGGAGCTGCCGGCGATGGTGCTGATCGAGGCGGTGTCGCGGCAGGTGCCCGGGGTGGTCCAACTCGCCGAGTCGGTCGAGCGGGACAGTTTCCGCGCCGGGCTCCTCGACCACCCCCACTACACCCGTCCGCCGGTGGTCGAGGGGCTGGCGGTCCCCGAGGTGCTGCTCTCGGGCAACCACGCCGAAATCGAGCGCTGGCGGGAGGCCGCCGCCCGCGCCGCCACGCTCCGCAAGCGGCCCGATTTGCTCGACCGAGTGCGCGTCTGCGAGAATCAGCGGCGCGAGCTCGGGCGGCAGGACCGGGAGGTCCGGCCGCCGGGGGTTGCAGTGTCGCCGGAGCATCGAGAATAA
- the rplS gene encoding 50S ribosomal protein L19: MNELTRVEGAYLREGIPSFRPGDTVRVQVRVVEGDKERLQAFQGVVISRKGGGTREMFTVRKISGGTGVERIFPLHSPNVDRIEVLRRGRVRRAKLYYLRNLRGKAARIEERRDEPGKAAANAG; this comes from the coding sequence ATGAATGAGTTGACGCGAGTCGAAGGCGCTTACCTGCGGGAGGGCATCCCATCCTTCCGTCCCGGCGACACCGTGCGGGTGCAGGTGCGAGTGGTCGAAGGGGACAAGGAGCGCTTGCAGGCGTTCCAGGGGGTGGTCATCTCCCGCAAGGGCGGCGGCACCCGCGAGATGTTCACCGTGCGCAAGATCTCCGGCGGCACCGGGGTGGAGCGGATCTTCCCCCTCCACTCGCCGAACGTCGACCGGATCGAAGTGCTGCGCCGCGGGCGCGTGCGCCGGGCGAAGCTGTACTACCTGCGCAATCTGCGCGGCAAGGCGGCGCGCATCGAGGAACGGCGCGACGAGCCGGGCAAGGCTGCAGCGAACGCGGGCTGA
- a CDS encoding ribonuclease HII produces the protein MAGYGRVAGVDEAGRGALAGPVVAAAVIPDPSRPIPGVDDSKALSPEKREALAPWIERSALAWAVVAVDAATIDSIDILQATRLAMRRALAALAVRPDAVITDAMPFDDLGVPCLAVIHGDALCHAVGCASILAKVGRDRMLRDLDRAHPGYGLAEHKGYGAASHLAALEALGPSPSHRLTFGRVLPRLREAA, from the coding sequence CTGGCCGGCTACGGTCGGGTCGCGGGCGTGGACGAGGCCGGCCGCGGTGCCCTGGCCGGTCCGGTGGTCGCCGCCGCGGTGATTCCCGACCCGTCCCGGCCGATTCCCGGCGTCGACGACAGCAAGGCCCTTTCGCCCGAGAAGCGCGAAGCGCTCGCTCCCTGGATCGAGCGCAGCGCGCTCGCCTGGGCGGTCGTCGCGGTCGACGCGGCGACGATCGATTCCATCGACATCCTCCAGGCGACCCGGCTGGCGATGCGCCGCGCGCTCGCCGCGCTCGCCGTGCGCCCTGACGCGGTGATCACCGACGCCATGCCCTTCGACGACCTCGGCGTGCCCTGCCTCGCGGTCATTCACGGCGACGCCCTCTGCCACGCCGTGGGCTGTGCCTCGATCCTCGCCAAGGTGGGCCGCGACCGCATGCTGCGCGACCTCGATCGCGCTCATCCGGGCTACGGCCTGGCCGAGCACAAGGGTTACGGTGCCGCATCCCACCTCGCGGCGCTCGAGGCGCTCGGGCCGAGCCCGAGCCACCGGCTGACCTTCGGACGGGTGCTGCCGCGCCTGCGGGAGGCGGCCTGA
- a CDS encoding tetratricopeptide repeat protein codes for MALNRAKVVQEAERFVARGRIGSAIKEYRRLLAENPDDVSTLNRVGDLYVQNDQTEDAIRLFSDVAERYTRDGFHTRAIAIFKKIIRTDPTRLDAYERLAELYAHERLVNDALQQYQVLVEYYLKHANPASASKILQKMAAVQPDDPTLLLRLAELYERQKLHDKALAEYRKIAELMLRHGKAEEAHKVFARALELAPQDLSFVTDMVLGLKDAGHLGLAARLLTRAVELNPLAERIAKLAGGLGRTTQAVPVVAPPPAADPVWELAPAEPDPLPSAPPVSSPFAPPAATEWNPEPLGEEDLVIDLDLDSAAPLAGLDVIGPVPAMPAPSRQDTAPPVFSADEIEIELELDDDAHPSTWVEPPSDMLASPVRQAFEAPGPAPQAFSLDLGPDEGESFAGEVVPSADLPPDIDWNFEDAALDLDVELPEISLDASDPHLSLSASPAMPEVGSGANGLTTVPLDTAALERSVQEIQRKPPPREAELLAEAEVFAKYELMEKALDRVREVLQMSPKHLGALALAVQLHMKEGKPERALSRAQQLARAATEAGKPEAWSSVRQKLIHAGLDLSGAEFAIASHEDGLSQLVDSLVPHPPRRPSAPAAAAKPTRPAKPAKQIEAELDLLASQVLTKPVKGKPKAAPPRAVAAEAPPTASAPPVPPAIPEIPAPRAATPTPRADERLELPPPAFSSGPGFGAADHDGLGAVDEDELPGIRIPMKPATARPAPAPARQAASPDELDWLDDALAKAPAAQQADEKLFDDEEGFFDLAAELEQELSKDDLFDGGDLLPMPKEPSLEEIVEGFKKGVAESLSPEDVDTHYNLGIAYREMGLLDDAIGEFQVAAKDPRYLVECSSMLGICFLDKGLPELAVKWYRRALDSPGLNEETSLGLLYDLGNAQMAAGDKAAARETFGEVYGANANFRDIAAVLAELGADA; via the coding sequence ATGGCGCTGAACCGGGCCAAGGTAGTGCAGGAGGCCGAGCGCTTCGTCGCTCGGGGTCGCATCGGCTCGGCGATCAAGGAGTACCGGCGCCTGCTCGCCGAGAACCCCGACGACGTCTCGACGCTCAACCGCGTCGGCGATCTCTACGTCCAGAACGACCAGACCGAGGACGCGATCCGCCTCTTCTCGGACGTGGCCGAGCGCTACACGCGCGACGGCTTCCACACCCGGGCGATCGCCATCTTCAAGAAGATCATCCGCACCGATCCGACGCGGCTCGACGCTTACGAGCGCCTGGCCGAGCTCTATGCCCACGAGCGCCTGGTCAACGACGCGCTGCAGCAGTACCAGGTGCTCGTCGAGTACTACCTCAAGCACGCGAATCCGGCGTCGGCCTCGAAGATCCTGCAGAAGATGGCGGCGGTGCAGCCGGACGATCCGACGCTGCTGCTGCGCCTCGCCGAGCTCTATGAGCGACAGAAGCTGCACGACAAGGCGCTTGCCGAGTACCGCAAGATCGCCGAGCTGATGCTGCGCCACGGCAAGGCCGAGGAGGCGCACAAGGTCTTCGCGCGCGCCCTCGAGCTGGCGCCGCAGGACCTGAGCTTCGTCACCGACATGGTGCTCGGCCTCAAGGACGCCGGCCACCTCGGCCTCGCCGCTCGTCTTCTGACGCGCGCCGTCGAGCTCAACCCGCTGGCGGAGCGGATCGCCAAGCTCGCCGGCGGGCTCGGCCGAACGACTCAGGCCGTCCCGGTCGTCGCGCCTCCGCCGGCCGCCGATCCGGTCTGGGAGCTCGCACCCGCCGAGCCCGACCCGCTGCCTTCCGCTCCGCCGGTCTCGTCCCCCTTCGCGCCGCCGGCGGCGACCGAGTGGAATCCCGAGCCGCTCGGAGAAGAGGACCTGGTCATCGACCTGGATCTCGACAGCGCTGCGCCGCTCGCCGGTCTCGACGTCATCGGACCGGTGCCGGCGATGCCGGCGCCGTCGCGCCAGGACACGGCGCCGCCGGTCTTTTCTGCCGACGAGATCGAGATCGAGCTGGAGCTCGACGACGACGCGCATCCCTCGACCTGGGTCGAGCCGCCCTCGGACATGCTGGCGTCGCCCGTCCGGCAGGCGTTCGAGGCGCCGGGGCCGGCGCCCCAGGCGTTCTCGCTCGATCTCGGACCGGACGAGGGAGAGTCGTTCGCCGGCGAGGTCGTCCCGTCGGCCGACCTGCCGCCGGACATCGACTGGAACTTCGAAGATGCCGCGCTCGACCTCGACGTGGAGCTGCCGGAGATCTCGCTGGACGCCTCCGATCCCCACCTCTCGCTTTCGGCTTCGCCGGCGATGCCGGAGGTCGGATCGGGTGCCAACGGCCTGACGACGGTGCCGCTCGACACCGCGGCGCTCGAGCGCTCGGTGCAGGAGATCCAGCGCAAGCCGCCGCCGCGCGAAGCCGAGTTGCTCGCCGAGGCGGAGGTCTTTGCCAAGTACGAGCTGATGGAGAAGGCGCTCGACCGCGTGCGCGAAGTGCTCCAGATGAGCCCCAAGCACCTCGGCGCGCTCGCGCTCGCCGTCCAGCTCCACATGAAGGAAGGCAAGCCCGAGCGCGCGCTGTCGCGGGCCCAGCAGCTCGCTCGAGCGGCGACCGAAGCCGGCAAGCCGGAGGCCTGGAGCTCCGTCCGGCAGAAGCTGATTCACGCCGGGCTCGATCTTTCGGGGGCCGAGTTCGCCATCGCCTCGCACGAGGATGGGTTGTCCCAGCTGGTCGATTCGCTGGTGCCGCATCCGCCGCGCCGGCCGAGTGCGCCGGCAGCGGCGGCCAAGCCCACCCGGCCGGCCAAGCCCGCTAAACAGATCGAGGCCGAGCTCGATCTCCTGGCCTCGCAGGTGCTGACCAAGCCGGTGAAGGGCAAGCCGAAGGCCGCCCCGCCGCGGGCGGTCGCCGCGGAGGCTCCTCCGACCGCTTCGGCGCCGCCGGTCCCGCCGGCGATCCCCGAGATCCCGGCGCCGCGCGCCGCTACCCCGACGCCGCGGGCGGACGAACGGCTCGAGCTGCCGCCGCCGGCGTTCTCGTCCGGTCCGGGGTTCGGCGCCGCCGACCACGACGGCCTCGGCGCGGTCGACGAGGACGAGTTGCCAGGGATCCGCATTCCGATGAAGCCGGCAACGGCCAGGCCGGCGCCCGCGCCCGCGCGGCAGGCCGCCTCGCCCGACGAGCTCGACTGGCTGGACGACGCGCTCGCCAAGGCCCCGGCGGCGCAGCAGGCCGACGAGAAGCTCTTCGACGACGAAGAGGGGTTCTTCGATCTCGCCGCCGAGCTCGAGCAGGAGCTGTCGAAGGACGACCTCTTCGACGGCGGCGACCTGCTGCCGATGCCCAAAGAGCCGTCGCTCGAGGAGATCGTCGAAGGGTTCAAGAAGGGCGTCGCCGAGAGCCTCTCGCCCGAGGACGTCGACACGCACTACAACCTCGGCATCGCCTACCGTGAGATGGGCCTGCTCGACGACGCCATCGGCGAGTTCCAGGTCGCCGCCAAGGACCCGCGCTACCTCGTCGAGTGCTCGTCGATGCTGGGCATCTGTTTCCTCGACAAGGGGTTGCCCGAGCTCGCGGTGAAGTGGTACCGGCGGGCGCTCGATTCCCCGGGGCTCAACGAGGAGACGTCGCTCGGCCTGCTCTACGATCTGGGCAACGCCCAGATGGCCGCCGGCGACAAGGCCGCCGCGCGCGAGACCTTCGGCGAGGTCTACGGCGCCAACGCGAACTTCCGCGACATCGCCGCGGTCCTCGCCGAGCTCGGCGCCGACGCCTGA
- a CDS encoding deoxyhypusine synthase family protein — protein MASTPIRSFIEHHYRHFNAAALVRAAADYEKHLAGGGKMMVTLAGAMSTAELGLSLAEMIRRDMVHVISCTGANLEEDVFNLVAHDHYVMVPNYRDLTPGEERDLLDRHLNRVTDTCIPEEEAMRRIERAVLEEWQAADARGERLFPHQFMYRILLSGKLAGSYQIDPKDSWLMAAAEKNLPMIVPGWEDATLGNMYAGHVLKGNIKNVHTVRTGIEYMTFLAEWYRAESAKSSIGFFQIGGGIAGDFPICVVPMLYQDMGIHDIPFWGYFCQISDSTTSYGSYSGAVPNEKITWGKLDVPTPKHIIESDATIVAPLVFAYLLGW, from the coding sequence GTGGCCAGCACCCCGATTCGTTCGTTCATCGAGCACCACTATCGGCACTTCAACGCGGCGGCCCTGGTGCGGGCAGCGGCCGACTACGAGAAGCACCTGGCCGGCGGCGGCAAGATGATGGTGACGCTCGCCGGGGCGATGTCGACCGCCGAGCTCGGGCTCTCGCTCGCCGAGATGATCCGCCGCGACATGGTCCACGTCATCAGCTGCACCGGGGCGAACCTCGAAGAGGACGTCTTCAACCTGGTGGCGCACGACCACTACGTCATGGTGCCGAACTATCGCGACCTGACCCCCGGAGAGGAGCGCGACCTGCTCGACCGGCACCTCAATCGGGTCACCGACACCTGCATCCCCGAAGAGGAGGCGATGCGCCGCATCGAGCGGGCGGTGCTCGAGGAGTGGCAGGCCGCCGACGCGCGCGGCGAACGGCTCTTCCCGCACCAGTTCATGTATCGCATCCTGCTCTCCGGCAAGCTCGCCGGCAGCTATCAGATCGACCCGAAGGACTCCTGGCTGATGGCCGCGGCGGAGAAGAACCTGCCGATGATCGTCCCCGGCTGGGAAGACGCCACGCTCGGCAACATGTACGCCGGCCACGTCCTCAAGGGGAACATCAAGAACGTCCACACGGTGCGCACCGGCATCGAGTACATGACCTTCCTCGCCGAGTGGTACCGCGCCGAGAGCGCCAAGTCGTCGATCGGCTTCTTCCAGATCGGCGGCGGCATCGCCGGCGACTTCCCGATCTGCGTCGTGCCGATGCTCTATCAGGACATGGGCATCCACGACATCCCGTTCTGGGGCTATTTCTGCCAGATCAGCGACTCGACCACCAGCTACGGCTCCTATTCCGGGGCCGTGCCGAACGAGAAGATCACCTGGGGCAAGCTCGACGTGCCGACGCCCAAGCACATCATCGAGTCCGACGCGACGATCGTCGCGCCGCTCGTCTTCGCCTACCTGCTGGGTTGGTGA